From a single Adhaeribacter swui genomic region:
- a CDS encoding glycosyltransferase: MKILFVVPYPHSKAPSQRFRFEQYLEFLREKKWQFKLVPFINEPTWKILYKPGYTLQKTWGIINGFIKRFLLLFTVTRYNYIFIHREATPIGPPWFEWIVAKILKKRIIYDFDDAIWLPNTSENNKIVAGIKWHHKVSLICKWAYKISCGNTYLQNYARQYNPNAIVNPTTIDTVNLHNQVKDQNTEKVIIGWTGTHSTLKYLNQIVPVLQKLEQEYQFEFWVVSNQAPQLPVRSLVYKPWQKETEIADLLQFNIGLMPLKDDIWAKGKCAFKALQYMALGIPALVSPVGMNTEVVDDRVNGFICHTPQEWYDNLKEIICDPSLRLEMGKAARNKIQQHYAVLTNRTNFLGLFV; encoded by the coding sequence ATGAAGATTTTGTTTGTTGTACCCTATCCTCATAGTAAGGCTCCTTCCCAGCGTTTTCGGTTTGAACAGTACTTAGAATTTCTACGGGAAAAGAAATGGCAGTTTAAATTAGTGCCGTTTATAAATGAACCCACCTGGAAAATTTTATACAAGCCAGGTTATACTTTGCAGAAAACTTGGGGAATTATAAATGGTTTTATTAAGCGGTTTTTATTACTTTTTACAGTTACCCGTTACAATTATATTTTTATACACCGGGAGGCAACTCCCATTGGGCCGCCCTGGTTTGAGTGGATAGTGGCTAAAATATTAAAAAAAAGGATTATCTATGATTTTGACGATGCTATCTGGCTACCTAATACTTCTGAAAATAATAAAATCGTGGCCGGTATCAAATGGCACCACAAAGTAAGTTTAATTTGCAAGTGGGCGTATAAAATAAGTTGTGGCAATACCTACCTCCAGAATTATGCCCGCCAATATAACCCGAATGCCATTGTGAATCCAACTACTATTGATACGGTAAACCTGCATAACCAAGTAAAAGATCAGAATACAGAGAAGGTAATTATTGGCTGGACGGGAACGCATTCTACCTTAAAATATTTAAACCAAATAGTTCCCGTTCTGCAAAAGCTGGAACAGGAGTATCAATTTGAATTTTGGGTTGTTTCTAATCAGGCTCCCCAATTACCTGTTCGTTCCCTAGTGTACAAGCCGTGGCAAAAAGAAACGGAAATTGCGGATCTGCTTCAGTTTAACATAGGTTTAATGCCGCTGAAAGATGATATCTGGGCAAAAGGAAAATGCGCCTTTAAAGCTTTACAATACATGGCGCTTGGCATTCCGGCGTTAGTATCTCCGGTAGGCATGAATACCGAAGTTGTAGACGACCGGGTAAATGGGTTTATTTGTCATACGCCACAAGAATGGTACGATAATCTAAAAGAAATTATTTGTGATCCCAGCCTTAGGTTAGAAATGGGGAAAGCTGCTCGTAACAAAATACAACAACACTATGCGGTTTTAACTAACCGGACTAACTTTTTAGGCCTTTTTGTGTAA
- a CDS encoding tetratricopeptide repeat protein, producing MKKLLLFFLVGLLPFISLAQDQGEEGPKKENMPHAIPLDTFFMRDLYIDSIDILPQAIETDGWLLLNEDIKNELMGAVDNMYNAKFERAEKQFRSLRRRYKQHPMPYFLMGLSNWWKIVPTNVQTTQYDEPFFAYMDTTITFAERMYEKDNKNLEAAFFLSAAYGFQARLHSERSNWRKATVCSRRSLEFLQKSRVANGLSPEFLFGEALYNYYAVWIAQNYPLLRPIILFFPKGNKQLGLQQLKMVAQNGFYTGTEAKFFLMKILANEENDHFAAMPIARQLATTYPDNAYFERFYAMMNFREGNFREAERLANDILTKYNKRMPGYEAIGGRYASYYLAYICQNRKDVAKAKLLYEQCIQFARQTNEVESGYYIASHLNLGRIYAQEKDLVRAKQHYEEVKDKAERKTDAFREARDFLRKNKKV from the coding sequence ATGAAAAAACTGCTTTTATTCTTTTTAGTAGGTTTACTTCCGTTTATCAGCCTGGCCCAGGACCAGGGAGAGGAAGGTCCCAAAAAAGAAAACATGCCCCATGCCATTCCTCTGGACACGTTTTTCATGCGGGATTTATACATCGACTCCATTGATATTCTGCCGCAAGCCATCGAAACCGACGGCTGGCTGCTCCTGAACGAAGATATCAAAAACGAGTTAATGGGGGCCGTGGATAACATGTACAACGCCAAGTTCGAACGGGCCGAAAAGCAGTTCCGCTCGCTGCGGCGGCGGTACAAACAACATCCCATGCCTTACTTTTTAATGGGCCTGAGCAACTGGTGGAAAATTGTGCCCACCAACGTGCAAACCACCCAGTACGACGAGCCTTTCTTCGCCTACATGGATACCACCATTACTTTTGCCGAACGGATGTACGAGAAAGATAATAAAAATCTGGAAGCGGCCTTTTTCCTGTCGGCGGCTTACGGTTTTCAGGCCCGCTTACACTCCGAGCGCAGCAACTGGCGTAAAGCAACCGTGTGCAGCCGCCGGTCGCTGGAGTTTCTGCAAAAAAGCCGCGTCGCCAACGGTCTAAGTCCGGAGTTTTTGTTCGGCGAAGCCCTCTATAACTACTATGCCGTCTGGATTGCCCAGAACTATCCTTTACTCCGGCCCATTATTTTGTTTTTCCCGAAAGGCAACAAGCAGTTGGGCTTGCAACAGCTTAAAATGGTAGCCCAGAACGGATTTTACACCGGCACCGAAGCCAAGTTTTTTCTCATGAAAATTTTGGCGAACGAAGAAAACGACCACTTTGCCGCCATGCCCATAGCCCGGCAGCTAGCAACTACCTACCCCGACAACGCTTATTTCGAGCGCTTTTACGCCATGATGAATTTCCGGGAAGGCAACTTCCGGGAAGCCGAACGACTCGCCAACGACATCCTGACGAAGTACAACAAACGCATGCCCGGTTACGAAGCAATCGGGGGCCGCTACGCTTCATATTATTTAGCGTATATTTGCCAGAACCGGAAAGATGTAGCCAAGGCCAAGCTGCTCTACGAACAATGCATCCAGTTTGCCCGGCAAACCAACGAAGTGGAATCGGGTTATTACATTGCCTCGCATTTAAACTTAGGCCGCATTTACGCCCAGGAAAAAGACCTGGTCCGGGCCAAACAGCACTACGAAGAAGTAAAAGACAAAGCCGAACGCAAAACCGACGCCTTCCGCGAAGCCCGCGATTTTTTACGGAAGAATAAAAAGGTGTAA
- a CDS encoding M20/M25/M40 family metallo-hydrolase, producing MELLKQLCQIHAPSGNEVQLTQFLLNYIEQNKANWRVTPQVLAGEDFQDCIILVFGQPRTAIFAHIDSIGFTVRYGRQLVRIGGPDTETGYQLVGQDSQGPIACTLQVSEEDGSLQYEFEREIDRGTELVFACNFRETQDTVQSCYLDNRLGVYNALRVAETLENGAIVFSCWEEHKGGSVAYLARYLYDNYRVKQALISDITWVTDGVHPGQGVVISMRDSLIPRRSFVNKIISLAQQSHVSFQLEVEGAGGSDGKDLQQSDIPWDWCFVGAPEDNVHSPDEIVHKDDIDSMVALYQVLMREL from the coding sequence ATGGAACTACTAAAACAACTATGCCAGATACATGCCCCTTCGGGCAACGAGGTGCAACTCACGCAATTTCTTTTAAATTATATTGAACAAAACAAAGCCAACTGGCGCGTTACGCCGCAGGTGCTGGCGGGCGAAGACTTTCAGGATTGCATTATTCTGGTTTTTGGTCAGCCCCGGACGGCTATTTTCGCGCACATCGATTCGATTGGTTTTACGGTGCGCTACGGCCGGCAGCTCGTAAGAATTGGCGGTCCCGATACCGAAACGGGTTACCAGTTGGTGGGCCAGGACAGTCAGGGCCCGATTGCCTGCACCTTGCAGGTTTCGGAGGAAGATGGCAGTTTGCAGTACGAGTTTGAGCGGGAAATTGACCGGGGCACGGAGCTGGTTTTTGCCTGCAATTTCCGGGAAACCCAGGATACGGTGCAATCGTGTTACCTGGACAATAGGTTGGGGGTTTACAATGCCCTGCGCGTAGCCGAAACCCTGGAAAACGGGGCTATTGTGTTTTCGTGCTGGGAAGAACATAAAGGCGGCTCGGTGGCTTACCTGGCCCGCTACTTATACGATAACTACCGGGTAAAGCAAGCTTTAATCTCGGATATTACCTGGGTAACCGATGGCGTACATCCTGGCCAGGGCGTAGTTATATCTATGCGCGACTCGCTTATTCCGCGGCGCAGTTTTGTGAATAAAATTATCTCTTTGGCCCAACAATCTCATGTTTCTTTTCAACTGGAAGTAGAGGGGGCGGGCGGCAGCGACGGCAAAGATTTGCAGCAAAGCGATATTCCCTGGGACTGGTGCTTTGTGGGTGCCCCGGAAGACAACGTGCATTCGCCGGACGAAATAGTACATAAGGACGATATAGATAGTATGGTGGCCTTGTATCAAGTGCTGATGCGGGAACTCTAA
- a CDS encoding GxxExxY protein, with protein sequence MQEPEKLIFSTITSKIIGCAMQVHTVLGNGFPEIVYQRSLAIEMQEAGLQFARELEMPLYYKNIEVGTRRVDFLVESKVLVELKAVSEINTLHYAQIINYLTAYKLQVGLLFNFGEESLKFKRFIKS encoded by the coding sequence ATGCAAGAACCGGAAAAACTAATCTTTTCGACTATTACCAGTAAAATAATAGGTTGTGCTATGCAGGTGCACACGGTATTGGGTAACGGTTTTCCGGAAATTGTTTACCAACGTTCTTTAGCCATTGAAATGCAGGAAGCCGGATTACAATTTGCGCGAGAATTAGAAATGCCGCTATACTATAAAAATATAGAGGTTGGTACCAGGCGAGTTGATTTTCTGGTAGAAAGTAAAGTTTTAGTAGAGTTAAAAGCCGTTTCAGAGATTAATACTCTACATTACGCACAAATCATCAATTATCTTACTGCTTACAAATTACAGGTAGGATTGCTTTTCAACTTTGGAGAAGAAAGTTTAAAATTTAAACGATTTATAAAAAGCTAA
- a CDS encoding sodium-translocating pyrophosphatase: protein MENIVYLIPAFGVIALLYTFVKSAWVSRQDSGDAKMSTIAKYIAEGAMAFLQAEYKVLTYFAIIACLFLGYLGTVGENSSPVIVVAFIIGALFSALAGFIGMRIATKANVRTAQAARTSLSKALDVSFGGGAVMGMGVAGLAVLGLGTLFIVFKAMFVGDTYNAEEMERALEVLTGFSLGAESIALFARVGGGIYTKAADVGADLVGKVEAGIPEDDPRNPATIADNVGDNVGDVAGMGADLFGSYVATILATMVLGREITVTDNFGGISPILLPMVIAGLGIIFSMIGTLFVKVSEGGDVQRALNLGNWSSVVLTAIASYFVITFMLPESLSLRGFDFSRMDVFYAVLVGLVVGTLMSIITEYYTAMGKRPVMSIVRQSSTGHATTVIGGLAVGMESTVLPILVLAGGIILSYEAAGLYGVAIAAAGMMATTAMQLAIDAFGPIADNAGGIAEMSELPKEVRERTDILDAVGNTTAATGKGFAIASAALTSLALFAAFMGTANITVIDISNARVLAGLFVGGMIPFIFSALAISAVGRAAMAMVEEVRRQFREIPGIMEGTGKPEYDKCVAISTRAAIREMMLPGAIALIVPIVVGFTFGPEVLGGLLAGVTVSGVLMAMFQSNAGGAWDNAKKSFEKGVMINNKMEYKGSDAHKASVTGDTVGDPFKDTSGPSMNILIKLMSIVSLVIAPHIAVTTTESAPALNHEQLKQQTITPAVSAIKPDSKVVHLAHR, encoded by the coding sequence ATGGAGAACATTGTTTACCTGATTCCGGCTTTCGGAGTGATTGCCTTACTGTATACATTTGTGAAATCTGCCTGGGTGAGCCGGCAAGATTCCGGCGACGCTAAAATGTCGACGATTGCCAAGTATATTGCGGAAGGAGCCATGGCTTTTCTGCAAGCCGAGTACAAAGTATTAACTTATTTTGCCATTATTGCCTGTTTGTTTTTGGGCTACCTGGGTACCGTCGGCGAAAATTCGTCGCCGGTAATTGTGGTGGCTTTTATTATTGGGGCCTTGTTTTCGGCGCTGGCTGGTTTTATCGGGATGCGCATTGCTACCAAGGCCAACGTGCGCACGGCCCAGGCGGCCCGCACCAGTTTATCCAAAGCGCTGGATGTATCTTTTGGGGGCGGTGCCGTGATGGGCATGGGCGTAGCTGGTTTAGCCGTTTTGGGTTTAGGGACGTTGTTTATTGTTTTTAAAGCCATGTTTGTGGGCGATACCTACAACGCCGAAGAAATGGAACGGGCCCTGGAAGTATTAACCGGCTTTTCGCTGGGCGCCGAAAGTATTGCTTTGTTTGCCCGGGTGGGCGGCGGTATTTACACCAAAGCTGCCGACGTGGGCGCCGATTTAGTGGGGAAAGTAGAAGCCGGTATTCCGGAAGATGATCCGCGGAACCCCGCTACCATTGCCGATAACGTAGGCGATAACGTAGGCGACGTAGCCGGTATGGGCGCCGACTTATTTGGCTCATACGTAGCCACCATTCTGGCTACCATGGTACTGGGCCGTGAGATTACCGTTACGGATAATTTTGGTGGTATTTCTCCCATCTTGTTACCCATGGTGATTGCGGGCCTGGGCATTATCTTCTCCATGATCGGGACGTTGTTTGTGAAAGTGAGCGAAGGCGGCGATGTGCAACGGGCTTTAAACCTGGGCAACTGGTCGTCGGTAGTTTTAACCGCCATAGCGTCTTATTTTGTAATTACTTTTATGCTACCCGAATCGTTGAGCCTACGGGGCTTCGACTTTAGCCGGATGGATGTGTTTTACGCCGTGTTGGTCGGGTTAGTGGTGGGTACTTTAATGAGTATTATCACGGAATATTATACTGCCATGGGCAAACGGCCGGTAATGAGCATTGTGCGCCAGAGCAGCACCGGGCACGCTACTACCGTAATTGGTGGTTTAGCCGTGGGCATGGAATCTACGGTACTGCCGATTCTGGTATTAGCCGGGGGGATTATTCTGTCTTACGAAGCGGCTGGTTTGTACGGCGTAGCCATTGCGGCGGCCGGTATGATGGCCACCACCGCCATGCAATTAGCCATTGATGCCTTTGGCCCGATTGCCGACAACGCCGGGGGAATTGCCGAAATGAGTGAATTACCCAAAGAAGTACGCGAACGCACCGATATCCTGGATGCGGTAGGTAACACCACGGCCGCTACCGGTAAAGGTTTTGCCATTGCCTCGGCGGCGCTCACGTCTTTGGCTTTGTTTGCGGCTTTTATGGGTACCGCTAACATTACCGTTATTGATATTTCCAATGCCCGCGTATTGGCGGGCTTATTTGTGGGCGGCATGATTCCGTTTATCTTCTCGGCGCTGGCAATTTCGGCGGTAGGCCGGGCGGCCATGGCCATGGTGGAAGAAGTGCGTCGGCAGTTTCGCGAAATACCCGGCATTATGGAAGGCACCGGCAAACCCGAATACGATAAATGCGTGGCGATATCTACCCGGGCCGCTATCCGGGAAATGATGTTACCGGGTGCTATTGCTTTGATTGTGCCCATTGTGGTTGGTTTTACTTTTGGTCCGGAAGTGTTGGGTGGTCTGTTGGCCGGGGTTACAGTATCCGGGGTTTTAATGGCAATGTTTCAATCCAATGCCGGCGGTGCCTGGGACAACGCCAAAAAATCCTTTGAAAAAGGCGTGATGATTAATAACAAAATGGAATACAAAGGCTCCGATGCGCACAAAGCTTCGGTAACCGGCGATACCGTGGGCGATCCGTTTAAAGATACTTCCGGCCCGTCGATGAATATTTTAATTAAGCTGATGTCGATTGTTTCGCTGGTAATTGCGCCGCACATTGCGGTTACTACCACCGAATCGGCTCCTGCATTAAACCACGAGCAATTAAAACAGCAAACCATTACCCCGGCGGTGTCGGCTATTAAACCAGATAGCAAAGTAGTACACCTGGCGCACCGGTAA
- the hpt gene encoding hypoxanthine phosphoribosyltransferase has protein sequence MSATTVELHDKEFEIYLRESQIKLAIEKLAARINQDYAGRTPLFLAVLNGSFMFASDLMKEMRIPCEISFVKLASYQNTQSTGSVKELVGLNENLTGRDVIILEDIVDTGHTVHQLLEKLQTHVTATIEIASLLLKPACLQHELQIKYAALSIPNDFVVGYGLDYNGLGRNLRHLYKIKEA, from the coding sequence ATGAGCGCGACTACTGTTGAACTGCACGATAAAGAGTTTGAAATTTATTTACGGGAAAGCCAGATTAAACTGGCTATTGAAAAGCTAGCCGCCCGCATTAACCAGGATTACGCCGGCCGAACGCCGCTTTTTCTGGCGGTATTAAACGGCTCGTTTATGTTTGCTTCGGATTTAATGAAAGAAATGCGTATTCCCTGCGAAATTTCCTTCGTTAAATTAGCCTCGTACCAAAACACGCAAAGCACCGGCTCCGTGAAAGAATTAGTGGGCCTGAACGAAAACCTGACCGGCCGGGACGTGATTATTCTGGAAGATATTGTGGATACCGGCCATACCGTGCACCAACTTTTAGAGAAACTGCAGACCCATGTAACGGCTACCATCGAAATTGCCAGTTTGCTTTTAAAACCCGCTTGTTTGCAGCACGAGTTACAGATAAAGTACGCGGCGCTTTCTATCCCGAACGATTTTGTGGTGGGTTACGGCTTAGATTATAATGGTTTAGGACGCAACTTGCGGCATTTGTATAAAATAAAAGAAGCCTGA
- a CDS encoding adenylate kinase, whose product MLNIVLFGPPGAGKGTQSQKLIDTYHLIHLSTGDLLRSEIAAGTELGLRAKGLMDQGMLVPDEVVIGMIDSKLKENKDAVGFIFDGFPRTVKQAESLDVLLDQNNTAISGMIALEVSEEELTKRLLLRGQTSGRPDDQNEELVRKRVQEYNTKTAPVAGYYANQGKYHAINGIGEIEAIFTEICDIIDSYATQLKA is encoded by the coding sequence ATGTTAAATATTGTTTTATTCGGCCCTCCGGGCGCTGGCAAAGGAACGCAAAGTCAGAAATTAATTGATACCTACCATTTAATTCACCTGTCTACCGGTGATTTACTCCGCTCCGAAATTGCGGCCGGCACCGAGCTGGGCTTGCGGGCCAAAGGCCTCATGGATCAGGGAATGCTGGTGCCCGACGAAGTGGTAATCGGGATGATTGATTCTAAGTTAAAAGAAAATAAAGATGCGGTTGGTTTTATCTTCGACGGTTTTCCGCGCACGGTAAAACAAGCCGAAAGCCTGGATGTTTTGCTGGATCAAAACAATACCGCCATCAGCGGCATGATTGCCCTGGAAGTAAGCGAAGAAGAACTAACCAAACGCCTGCTGCTGCGGGGTCAAACTTCCGGCCGCCCCGACGACCAAAACGAGGAATTGGTAAGAAAGCGGGTACAAGAGTACAACACCAAAACTGCTCCGGTAGCCGGCTACTACGCCAACCAAGGTAAATACCACGCTATTAACGGCATCGGCGAAATCGAGGCAATTTTCACCGAAATCTGCGATATCATTGATTCGTACGCTACGCAGCTAAAAGCGTAA
- the obgE gene encoding GTPase ObgE has protein sequence MATSNFIDYVKICCRSGHGGPGSSHLFRDKKNAKGGPDGGDGGRGGHIILRGNAQLWTLLHLQYQKHVIAKHGEGGSKDTSTGANGDDVILEVPIGTIARDAETGEVKTEITEDGQTVILTPGGRGGLGNAHFKSPTNQTPRYAQPGEPGLEEWVILELKLLADVGLVGFPNAGKSTLLSVVSAAKPKIANYPFTTLVPNLGVVAYRDYKSFVMADIPGIIEGASEGKGLGLRFLRHIERNSILLFMISAESADIANEYQILLNELETYNPELLEKKRLLAVTKSDLLDEELENEIRATLPANVPSVFISSITQKNIQVLKDMIWQVLTAS, from the coding sequence GTGGCTACATCTAATTTTATTGATTACGTTAAAATCTGCTGCCGTTCCGGACACGGCGGGCCAGGTTCTTCACATTTGTTCCGGGATAAAAAAAATGCTAAAGGCGGACCCGATGGGGGCGATGGCGGCCGCGGCGGCCATATTATTCTGCGGGGTAATGCCCAACTCTGGACGTTGCTGCACCTGCAATACCAGAAACACGTAATTGCCAAACACGGCGAAGGCGGTAGTAAAGACACCTCTACCGGCGCCAACGGCGACGATGTTATTCTGGAAGTACCCATTGGCACCATTGCCCGCGATGCCGAAACCGGCGAAGTTAAAACCGAAATTACCGAAGACGGCCAAACCGTTATTTTAACGCCGGGTGGCCGGGGTGGTTTAGGCAACGCGCATTTTAAATCGCCCACCAACCAAACGCCCCGTTACGCACAACCCGGCGAACCCGGCCTGGAAGAATGGGTGATTCTGGAATTAAAGCTGCTGGCCGATGTGGGTTTGGTTGGTTTCCCGAACGCGGGTAAATCTACTTTACTATCGGTAGTTTCGGCGGCGAAACCTAAGATTGCTAACTATCCTTTTACTACGCTGGTGCCTAATTTGGGCGTAGTGGCCTACCGCGATTATAAATCGTTTGTGATGGCCGATATACCGGGGATTATTGAAGGCGCTTCGGAAGGGAAGGGCTTGGGCTTGCGGTTTTTGCGGCACATCGAGCGTAACTCCATCTTGTTATTCATGATTTCGGCCGAAAGCGCCGACATTGCTAACGAATACCAGATTCTGCTGAACGAACTGGAAACCTACAATCCGGAGCTGCTGGAGAAAAAACGTTTGCTGGCCGTTACCAAATCGGATTTGCTGGACGAAGAACTGGAAAACGAAATCCGGGCTACGCTGCCGGCCAATGTGCCTTCGGTATTTATTTCCAGCATTACCCAGAAAAATATTCAGGTTTTAAAAGATATGATTTGGCAAGTCTTAACGGCCAGCTAA